A genomic segment from Streptomyces sp. NBC_00654 encodes:
- a CDS encoding Flp family type IVb pilin: MSNITLKTAVRVNGWANTAVSSIQKRYAAKDRGQTAFEYLGIILVVVAIIGAVAASGIGGNISNRIDGLVTSITAG; the protein is encoded by the coding sequence ATGTCGAACATCACCCTGAAGACCGCCGTGCGCGTCAACGGCTGGGCCAACACCGCCGTCAGCAGCATCCAGAAGCGCTACGCGGCGAAGGACCGGGGTCAGACGGCGTTCGAGTACCTGGGCATCATCCTGGTGGTCGTGGCGATCATCGGTGCGGTCGCGGCCTCGGGCATCGGCGGCAACATCTCGAACCGCATCGACGGCCTGGTCACCTCCATCACCGCTGGCTAA
- a CDS encoding pilus assembly protein TadG-related protein has product MTVRSRSDRGQAFPIYVVMVAGLLFLVFAFFAVGKASALRNGSQGAADSAALAAAQAARADFESGFIASLPENMLDAFLAAPFTAPCGEAQSFASDNDADVTSCTARYGPRRDSIKVEVEGREAVDSSVIPGTKRTFAKAKATAIIEFRCTWQALDFDNNNVQDLFIFSCGDAGMVEIVPSSPPPWSQVSKILFDVHLVDN; this is encoded by the coding sequence ATGACTGTCCGGTCTCGTAGCGACCGAGGGCAGGCCTTCCCTATCTATGTCGTGATGGTGGCGGGCCTGCTCTTCCTCGTGTTCGCTTTCTTCGCCGTGGGTAAAGCGTCGGCCCTGCGCAACGGCTCCCAGGGCGCGGCGGACTCCGCCGCGCTCGCCGCCGCCCAGGCCGCCCGCGCGGACTTCGAGTCGGGGTTCATCGCCTCGCTTCCCGAGAACATGCTCGACGCCTTCCTGGCGGCTCCCTTCACGGCGCCGTGCGGCGAGGCACAGAGCTTCGCATCGGACAATGACGCCGATGTGACGAGCTGCACCGCCCGGTACGGCCCCCGACGGGACTCGATCAAGGTCGAGGTCGAGGGCCGCGAAGCGGTGGACTCGTCGGTGATCCCGGGTACGAAGCGCACCTTCGCGAAGGCCAAAGCGACGGCCATCATCGAGTTCCGCTGCACCTGGCAGGCTCTGGACTTCGACAACAACAATGTCCAGGACCTGTTCATCTTCTCGTGCGGAGACGCCGGGATGGTCGAGATCGTGCCAAGCAGCCCCCCTCCCTGGTCCCAAGTCAGCAAGATTCTCTTCGACGTGCATTTGGTCGACAACTGA
- a CDS encoding response regulator transcription factor, which produces MPDDVSRASSQNWVAQHHASPHTSPHRAPLSPEPSSSGFPVPQRTAAPEALPTPFPAAPGPQAAGRLRVVVADDNPVVRAGLGVLLSGRADIQVVAEAADGRQAYEMALRHRPDVVLLDVRMPGVDGISALPHLVRIAPVMMLTYSRESEIVHEALRLGAGGYLVHGEFTADQLVQAVRDTTQGRANFTATAANALLAHMRNGADPGRGALPEGLGTALTTGVPYPASGHEEQPGFTPPPPLTMATRQVQESEGLSQLQPVVGQSSMTRGSGAAPNRQQHGLSSREVEVMELIASGMSNQQIAATCFISEKTVKNHINRIFTKLHSGSRSEAIARWLGTAPATGSGPRRAGGHG; this is translated from the coding sequence ATGCCGGACGATGTCTCCCGCGCGTCGAGCCAGAACTGGGTGGCCCAGCACCACGCCTCCCCGCACACCTCGCCGCACAGAGCACCGCTCAGCCCGGAACCCAGCTCCTCCGGGTTCCCCGTCCCCCAGCGGACCGCGGCACCCGAGGCCCTGCCCACCCCCTTCCCGGCCGCACCCGGCCCCCAGGCCGCCGGCCGGCTCCGGGTGGTGGTCGCCGACGACAACCCCGTGGTCCGGGCCGGTCTGGGCGTACTGCTCTCCGGCCGCGCCGACATCCAGGTCGTCGCGGAGGCGGCGGACGGCCGCCAGGCCTACGAGATGGCCCTCCGGCACCGTCCTGACGTCGTGCTGCTGGACGTCCGGATGCCCGGCGTGGACGGCATCTCCGCCCTGCCGCACCTGGTGCGGATCGCCCCCGTGATGATGCTGACCTACAGCCGCGAGAGCGAGATCGTCCACGAGGCCCTGCGCCTGGGCGCGGGCGGCTATCTGGTGCACGGCGAGTTCACGGCCGACCAGCTGGTCCAGGCGGTACGCGACACCACGCAGGGCCGGGCCAACTTCACCGCCACCGCCGCGAACGCCCTGCTCGCCCATATGCGCAACGGGGCGGACCCGGGCCGCGGAGCGCTCCCGGAGGGCCTGGGCACCGCCCTGACGACGGGCGTCCCCTACCCGGCCTCCGGACACGAGGAGCAGCCCGGCTTCACACCGCCGCCACCCCTCACCATGGCGACGCGACAGGTCCAGGAATCGGAAGGTCTTTCGCAACTGCAACCTGTTGTGGGACAGTCTTCCATGACCAGGGGGTCCGGCGCGGCTCCCAACAGGCAACAACACGGGCTGAGTTCGAGGGAGGTGGAGGTCATGGAGCTGATTGCGTCCGGAATGAGCAACCAGCAGATCGCCGCCACCTGCTTCATCAGCGAGAAGACCGTGAAGAATCACATCAACCGCATCTTCACGAAACTGCACAGCGGCAGTCGCAGTGAGGCGATCGCCCGCTGGCTGGGCACGGCGCCCGCGACGGGCTCCGGGCCGCGAAGGGCGGGCGGTCATGGCTGA